In the genome of Podarcis raffonei isolate rPodRaf1 chromosome 17, rPodRaf1.pri, whole genome shotgun sequence, one region contains:
- the LOC128405189 gene encoding adenylate kinase isoenzyme 1-like isoform X2, with translation MPTGMGICQGSLPKSIKPLKRELQEKLQSPIIIFMVGGPGCGKQIQGHRLASKYDFYHVGIGELLRAEASRPTRKGKTIRDIILKGALVPSGYILELLTDNMLKAENVKGFFVEGFPREIHQAKLFEEVVGRAPNIVIVLDCSTETMVQRLLIRSQMGERVDDHDKIIQNRLDTYYTLCEPVFTHYLQKSLLRHVGLRELGWAPFLVLSHRIQAWKSWQLCKRAAYLLLMWTSSQCSPFRKTLSCLLTGPFERLCPIGSEAGSIKSKGQEVGNSHIRPQSSYFREEVFQKCL, from the exons AGAAGCTGCAGAGTCCCATCATCATTTTTATGGTAGGTGGTCCAGGTTGCGGCAAGCAGATACAGGGTCACCGGCTGGCTAGCAAGTATGATTTCTACCACGTTGGCATCGGAGAGCTGCTGCGAGCGGAAGCCAGCAGGCCCACCCGGAAAGGAAAGACCATTAGGGACATCATCCTGAAAGGTGCTCTGGTGCCCTCG GGCTACATCTTGGAACTGCTTACTGACAACATGCTAAAAGCCGAAAACGTCAAAGGATTCTTTGTTGAAGGCTTCCCCCGGGAAATCCATCAGGCCAAACTATTTGAAGAAGTG GTGGGGCGTGCACCCAACATCGTGATAGTGCTTGACTGCTCAACGGAGACTATGGTCCAGCGACTGCTGATCCGAAGCCAGATGGGCGAGAGGGTGGATGACCATGATAAAATCATCCAGAACCGGCTTGACACTTACTATACACTGTGTGAGCCCGTCTTCACCCACTACCTACAGAAAAGCCTACTTCGGCATGTAGGTCTCAGAGAACTTGGCTGGGCCCCCTTCCTTGTCCTTTCCCACAGAATCCAGGCCTGGAAGTCCTGGCAACTTTGCAAGAGGGCAGCTTATTTGCTTCTGATGTGGACAAGCAGCCAATGCAGTCCTTTCAGAAAGACTCTCTCTTGCCTACTAACAGGGCCATTTGAAAGGTTGTGTCCAATAGGCAGTGAGGCAGGAAGCATTAAGTCAAAAGGGCAGGAGGTTGGAAACAGCCACATTAGACCCCAATCTTCTTATTTCAGGGAGGAGGTCTTCCAGAAATGCTTGTGA